The Burkholderia mayonis DNA window TTCCGGTCGAAGTGCGCCCGTCGCGTCGTATGGCATTGGCGATGCGCTGGTTGCGCGAGGCTGCGAAGAAGCGTAGCGAGAAGTCGATGGCGCTGCGTCTGGCCGGTGAGCTCTCCGAAGCGGCTGAAGGCCGCGGCGGCGCGATGAAGAAGCGCGACGAAGTTCACCGGATGGCGGAAGCCAACCGGGCGTTCTCGCACTTCCGTTTCTAAGCGCCAGGCTGGGCTGTTAGCGGAAAAATTCCGGGCGGGTGCGCTTTTCGAGCGCCTCGCCCGTTTGTGTTGAGGTGTGCTGCGACAAGGGTCGCATCGCGCCAACCAATAGAGGATCAAAGTGGCTCGTAAGACTCCTATCGAGCGCTACCGCAACATCGGTATTAGCGCTCACATCGACGCCGGCAAAACGACGACGACCGAGCGCATTCTGTTTTACACCGGTGTGAACCACAAGATCGGTGAAGTTCACGACGGCGCTGCAACGATGGACTGGATGGAGCAGGAACAGGAGCGTGGCATCACGATCACGTCCGCTGCGACCACCGCCTTCTGGAAGGGCATGGGCGGCAACTATCCGGAACACCGCATCAACATCATCGACACCCCGGGGCACGTCGACTTCACGATCGAAGTGGAGCGCTCGATGCGCGTCCTCGACGGTGCGTGCATGGTCTACTGCGCAGTGGGCGGCGTGCAGCCGCAGTCGGAAACGGTGTGGCGCCAGGCGAACAAGTACAAGGTGCCGCGTCTTGCGTTCGTCAACAAGATGGACCGTACCGGCGCGAACTTCTTCAAGGTCTACGACCAACTGAAGACGCGTCTGAAGGCGAACCCGGTGCCGGTGGTGGTGCCGATCGGCGCGGAAGAAACCTTCAAGGGCGTCGTCGACCTCATCAAGATGAAGGCGATCATTTGGGACGAGGCGTCCCAAGGCACGAAGTTCGACTACGTCGACATCCCGGCTGAACTCGCCGATACGTGCAACGAGTGGCGCGAGAAGATGGTTGAAGCAGCGGCCGAATCGAGCGAAGACTTGATGAACAAGTATCTCGAGGCGGGCGAGCTGGCCGAGGCGGAAATCGTCAAGGGCCTGCGAGATCGCACGATCGCTTGCGAAATCCAGCCGATGCTGTGCGGTACCGCGTTCAAGAACAAGGGCGTGCAGCGTATGCTCGACGCCGTGATCGACTTCCTGCCGTCGCCGGTCGATATTCCGCCGGTTACGGGCGAACTCGAAAATGGCGAGAAGACGGAACGCCGCGCTGCCGACGACGAGAAATTCTCGGCGCTCGCGTTCAAGATCATGACCGACCCGTTCGTCGGGCAACTGATCTTCTTCCGCGTGTATTCGGGTGTGGTGAATTCGGGCGATACGCTGCTCAACGCGACCAAGGACAAGAAGGAACGTCTCGGCCGTATTCTGCAGATGCACGCGAACCAGCGCGAAGAAATCAAGGAAGTGCGCGCCGGCGACATCGCCGCGGCGGTCGGCCTGAAGGAAGCGACGACGGGCGACACGCTGTGCGATCCGGCACATCCGATCGTGCTCGAACGCATGATTTTCCCGGAGCCGGTGATTTCGCAGGCAGTCGAGCCGAAGACGAAGGCTGACCAGGAAAAGATGGGCCTGGCGCTCAACCGTCTCGCTCAGGAAGATCCATCGTTCCGCGTGCAGACCGACGAAGAATCCGGTCAAACGATCATTTCGGGCATGGGCGAGCTCCACCTCGAAATCCTGGTTGACCGGATGAAGCGTGAGTTCGGCGTGGAAGCGACGGTCGGCAAGCCACAGGTGGCATATCGCGAAACCATTCGCAAGTCGGCCGCGGATGTGGAAGGCAAGTTCGTCAAGCAGTCGGGCGGCCGTGGTCAGTATGGCCATGCGGTGATTACGCTTGAGCGCAGCGAGCAAGGCAAGGGTTATGAATTCGTTGATGCGATCAAGGGCGGTGTGATTCCTCGCGAATTCATTCCTTCGGTCGACAAGGGTATTCAGGAAACCCTGAAGAGCGGTGTGATGGCAGGCTTCCCGGTGGTGGACGTCAAGGTCACGCTGACTTTCGGCTCGTACCACGACGTCGACTCGAACGAAAATGCGTTCCGCATGGCTGGTTCGATGGCGTTCAAGGAAGCAATGCGCCGCGCCGATCCGGTTCTGCTCGAGCCGATGATGGCTGTGGAAGTCGAGACGCCTGAAGATTTCATGGGCAACGTGATGGGCGATCTGTCGGGTCGTCGCGGCATCATTCAGGGCATGGATGACATGGTCGGCGGCGGCAAGATCGTTCGCGCCGAAGTGCCGCTGTCGGAAATGTTCGGCTACTCGACGTCGCTGCGTTCGCTGACGCAAGGTCGTGCAACGTACACGATGGAGTTCAAGCACTACGCTGAAGCTCCGAAGAACGTTGCTGATGCGATCATCAGCGCCAAGTCGAAGTAACTCGACAATACAACTGATTATTTTTGAAAGAAGAGAGTCATGGCAAAAGGCAAATTCGAGCGGACCAAGCCGCACGTGAACGTTGGTACGATTGGTCACGTTGACCACGGCAAGACGACGCTGACGGCGGCGATCACGACGGTGCTGACGAAGAAGTTCGGCGGCGAAGCGAAGGCATACGACCAGATCGACGCGGCGCCGGAAGAAAAGGCGCGCGGCATCACGATCAACACGGCGCACGTGGAATACGAGACGGCGAACCGCCACTACGCGCACGTCGACTGCCCGGGCCACGCTGACTACGTGAAGAACATGATCACGGGCGCGGCGCAGATGGACGGCGCGATCCTGGTGTGCTCGGCGGCAGACGGCCCGATGCCGCAAACGCGTGAGCACATTCTGCTGGCGCGTCAGGTTGGCGTTCCGTACATCATCGTGTTCCTGAACAAGTGCGACATGGTGGACGACGCGGAACTGCTCGAGCTGGTCGAGATGGAAGTGCGCGAACTGCTGTCGAAGTACGACTTCCCGGGCGACGACACGCCGATCATCAAGGGTTCGGCGAAGCTGGCGCTGGAAGGCGACACGGGCGAGCTGGGCGAAGTGGCGATCATGAACCTGGCGGACGCGCTGGACACGTACATCCCGACGCCGGAGCGCGCGGTCGATGGTGCGTTCCTGATGCCGGTGGAAGACGTGTTCTCGATCTCGGGCCGCGGTACGGTGGTGACGGGTCGTGTCGAGCGCGGCGTGATCAAGGTTGGTGAGGAAATCGAAATCGTCGGTATCAAGCCGACGGTGAAGACGACCTGCACGGGCGTGGAAATGTTCCGCAAGCTGCTGGACCAGGGTCAGGCAGGCGACAACGTCGGTATCCTGCTGCGCGGCACGAAGCGTGAAGACGTGGAGCGCGGCCAGGTTCTGGCGAAGCCGGGTTCGATCACGCCGCACACGCACTTCACGGCTGAAGTGTACGTGCTGTCGAAGGACGAAGGTGGTCGTCACACGCCGTTCTTCAACAACTACCGCCCGCAGTTCTACTTCCGTACGACGGACGTGACGGGCTCGATCGAGCTGCCGAAGGACAAGGAAATGGTGATGCCGGGCGACAACGTGTCGATCACGGTGAAGCTGATTGCGCCGATCGCGATGGAAGAAGGTCTGCGCTTCGCGATCCGCGAAGGTGGCCGTACCGTCGGCGCCGGCGTCGTCGCCAAGATCATCGAGTAATATCGACGATCCGCAGTTTGTAGTAATATTCAGCGCCCGAGGCCGGGCGCCCGCTCTCCGCGGATGCCCGGTCCTACGTTCTTTTTGTGATCCGGCGGTGCAATATCGCCTCGCTCTTTTGAAGGAATCGCCATGCAGCAGCAAAAAATCCGCATTCGCCTGAAGGCTTTCGACTATCGTCTGATTGATCAGTCGGCTGCCGAGATCGTCGACACGGCAAAGCGGACCGGCGCGATCGTCCGTGGCCCCGTGCCGCTGCCGACGCGTATCCAGCGCTTCGATATCCTCCGTTCGCCGCACGTCAACAAGACGTCGCGCGACCAGCTTGAAATCCGCACCCACCAGCGCCTGATGGACATCGTCGACCCGACCGACAAGACGGTCGACGCGCTGATGAAGCTCGACCTGCCGGCTGGCGTCGACGTGGAAATCAAGCTGCAATAAGGCTTCCAGCGCCGCCCGGCTTGCCGGGTCGCGCTAAGTCATTGATTGCTTGCGGAAAACGAGGGGCCTCGCTATAATGCAAGGCTTTTCGCGTATTTGCGTAAAAAGCTGGCGACCTGGGGCCTCCCTGGGTCACGGCGTTTTGTAAATTAGCCCCGACCAATCGCAGTCGGGAATGGAGAAAACGATGAGCCTTGGACTCGTAGGTCGCAAGGTTGGCATGACCCGTATCTTCACGGCTGAAGGGGATTCGATTCCCGTCACCGTGCTCGACGTGTCGGACAACCGCGTGACGCAGATCAAGACTGTTGAAACCGACGGCTACACGGCCGTGCAGGTTGCATTCGGCTCCCGCCGCGCATCGCGCGTGACGAAGCCGCTGGCAGGTCATCTCGCCAAAGCCGGTGTCGAAGCCGGTGAAATCCTCAAGGAATTCCGCATCGATGCGGCCAAGGCAGCCGAGCTGTCGAATGGTTCCATCGTCGGTCCGGATCTGTTCGAAGTGGGTCAGAAGGTCGACGTGCAAGGCGTGTCGATCGGTAAGGGCTACGCCGGCACGATCAAGCGTTACAACTTCGGTTCCGGCCGTGCGTCGCACGGTAACTCGCGCTCGCACAATGTGCCGGGCTCGATCGGCATGGCGCAGGATCCGGGTCGTGTGTTCCCGGGCAAGCGCATGACGGGTCACATGGGTGACGAGACGGTGACGGTTCAGAACCTCGAAATCGCTCGCATCGACGCCGACCGCAAGCTGCTGCTCGTCAAGGGTGCAGTTCCGGGTGCGAAGGGCGGCAAGGTTTTCGTGACGCCGGCCGTGAAGACGCGTGCCGTGAAGGGGGCGAAATAATGGAACTCAAGCTCCTGAATTCGAATGGTCAGGAAGGTGCGGTGGTCAACGCGTCGGACGTCGTGTTCGGCCGTGACTACAACGAGGCGCTGATCCACCAGGTCGTCGTTGCTTACCAGGCGAATGCTCGCCAGGGCAACCGCGCCCAGAAGGATCGCGAGCAAGTCAAGCACACGACCAAGAAGCCGTGGCGCCAGAAGGGTACGGGCCGTGCTCGTGCCGGTATGTCGTCGAGCCCGCTGTGGCGTGGCGGCGGCCGGATCTTCCCGAACTCGCCCGACGAAAACTTCTCGCACAAGGTCAACAAGAAGATGCATCGCGCAGGTCTCTGCTCGATCTTCTCGCAGCTGGCTCGCGAAGGCCGTCTGTCGGTCGTCGAGGACATCGTTCTCGAGGCGCCGAAGACCAAGCTGCTGGCCGACAAGTTCAAGGCCATGGGTCTCGAATCCGTGCTGGTCATCACCGACACGGTCGACGAAAACCTGTACCTCGCGTCGCGCAACCTGCCGCACGTGGCAGTTGTCGAGCCGCGCTACGCTGACCCGCTGTCGCTGATCTACTTCAAGAAAGTGCTGGTCACGAAGGCTGCGGTCGCCCAGATCGAGGAGTTGCTGTCATGAGCGAGATTCGCAAGAACGATCATCGTTTGATGCAGGTCCTGCTCGCACCGGTGATCTCCGAAAAGGCGACGCTGGTTGCCGACAAGAACGAGCAAGTCGTGTTCGAAGTCGCACCGGATGCCACGAAGCAGGAAGTGAAGGCGGCTGTCGAGCTGCTGTTCAAGGTTGAAGTTGATTCGGTCAACGTGCTGGTTCAGAAGGGCAAGCACAAGCGCTTCGGCCGCTCGATGGGCCGCCGCAAGGACGTGAAGAAGGCATACGTGTGCCTGAAGCCCGGCCAGGAAATCAACTTTGAAGCGGAGGCCAAGTAATCATGGCAATCGTGAAAGTTAAGCCGACTTCGCCGGGTCGCCGCGCGATGGTCAAGGTGGTCAACAAGGATCTGCACAAGGGTAAGCCGCACGCAGCGCTGCTCGACACGCAGAGCTCCAAGGCTGGCCGCAACAACAACGGCCGCATCACGACGCGTCACCAGGGTGGTGGTCACAAGCAGCACTACCGCGTGATCGATTTCCGTCGCACGAAGGACGGCATCCCGGCGAAGGTCGAGCGTCTCGAGTACGACCCGAACCGCAGCGCGAACATCGCGCTGGTGCTGTACGCCGACGGCGAACGCCGTTACATCATCGCGCCGAAGGGCGTGACGGTCGGCCAGCAGCTGATGTCGGGTTCGGAAGCGCCGATTCGTGCAGGCAACACGCTGCCGATCCGCAACATTCCGGTCGGTACGACGATCCACTGCATCGAAATGCTGCCGGGCAAGGGCGCGCAGATGGCGCGTTCGGCCGGTACGTCGGCGATGCTGCTGGCTCGCGAAGGCCTGTACGCGCAGGTTCGTCTGCGTTCGGGCGAAATCCGCCGCGTGCACATCGAGTGCCGCGCGACGATCGGTGAAGTCGGC harbors:
- the fusA gene encoding elongation factor G: MARKTPIERYRNIGISAHIDAGKTTTTERILFYTGVNHKIGEVHDGAATMDWMEQEQERGITITSAATTAFWKGMGGNYPEHRINIIDTPGHVDFTIEVERSMRVLDGACMVYCAVGGVQPQSETVWRQANKYKVPRLAFVNKMDRTGANFFKVYDQLKTRLKANPVPVVVPIGAEETFKGVVDLIKMKAIIWDEASQGTKFDYVDIPAELADTCNEWREKMVEAAAESSEDLMNKYLEAGELAEAEIVKGLRDRTIACEIQPMLCGTAFKNKGVQRMLDAVIDFLPSPVDIPPVTGELENGEKTERRAADDEKFSALAFKIMTDPFVGQLIFFRVYSGVVNSGDTLLNATKDKKERLGRILQMHANQREEIKEVRAGDIAAAVGLKEATTGDTLCDPAHPIVLERMIFPEPVISQAVEPKTKADQEKMGLALNRLAQEDPSFRVQTDEESGQTIISGMGELHLEILVDRMKREFGVEATVGKPQVAYRETIRKSAADVEGKFVKQSGGRGQYGHAVITLERSEQGKGYEFVDAIKGGVIPREFIPSVDKGIQETLKSGVMAGFPVVDVKVTLTFGSYHDVDSNENAFRMAGSMAFKEAMRRADPVLLEPMMAVEVETPEDFMGNVMGDLSGRRGIIQGMDDMVGGGKIVRAEVPLSEMFGYSTSLRSLTQGRATYTMEFKHYAEAPKNVADAIISAKSK
- the tuf gene encoding elongation factor Tu, yielding MAKGKFERTKPHVNVGTIGHVDHGKTTLTAAITTVLTKKFGGEAKAYDQIDAAPEEKARGITINTAHVEYETANRHYAHVDCPGHADYVKNMITGAAQMDGAILVCSAADGPMPQTREHILLARQVGVPYIIVFLNKCDMVDDAELLELVEMEVRELLSKYDFPGDDTPIIKGSAKLALEGDTGELGEVAIMNLADALDTYIPTPERAVDGAFLMPVEDVFSISGRGTVVTGRVERGVIKVGEEIEIVGIKPTVKTTCTGVEMFRKLLDQGQAGDNVGILLRGTKREDVERGQVLAKPGSITPHTHFTAEVYVLSKDEGGRHTPFFNNYRPQFYFRTTDVTGSIELPKDKEMVMPGDNVSITVKLIAPIAMEEGLRFAIREGGRTVGAGVVAKIIE
- the rpsJ gene encoding 30S ribosomal protein S10, giving the protein MQQQKIRIRLKAFDYRLIDQSAAEIVDTAKRTGAIVRGPVPLPTRIQRFDILRSPHVNKTSRDQLEIRTHQRLMDIVDPTDKTVDALMKLDLPAGVDVEIKLQ
- the rplC gene encoding 50S ribosomal protein L3, whose product is MSLGLVGRKVGMTRIFTAEGDSIPVTVLDVSDNRVTQIKTVETDGYTAVQVAFGSRRASRVTKPLAGHLAKAGVEAGEILKEFRIDAAKAAELSNGSIVGPDLFEVGQKVDVQGVSIGKGYAGTIKRYNFGSGRASHGNSRSHNVPGSIGMAQDPGRVFPGKRMTGHMGDETVTVQNLEIARIDADRKLLLVKGAVPGAKGGKVFVTPAVKTRAVKGAK
- the rplD gene encoding 50S ribosomal protein L4; amino-acid sequence: MELKLLNSNGQEGAVVNASDVVFGRDYNEALIHQVVVAYQANARQGNRAQKDREQVKHTTKKPWRQKGTGRARAGMSSSPLWRGGGRIFPNSPDENFSHKVNKKMHRAGLCSIFSQLAREGRLSVVEDIVLEAPKTKLLADKFKAMGLESVLVITDTVDENLYLASRNLPHVAVVEPRYADPLSLIYFKKVLVTKAAVAQIEELLS
- the rplW gene encoding 50S ribosomal protein L23 — translated: MSEIRKNDHRLMQVLLAPVISEKATLVADKNEQVVFEVAPDATKQEVKAAVELLFKVEVDSVNVLVQKGKHKRFGRSMGRRKDVKKAYVCLKPGQEINFEAEAK
- the rplB gene encoding 50S ribosomal protein L2 — encoded protein: MAIVKVKPTSPGRRAMVKVVNKDLHKGKPHAALLDTQSSKAGRNNNGRITTRHQGGGHKQHYRVIDFRRTKDGIPAKVERLEYDPNRSANIALVLYADGERRYIIAPKGVTVGQQLMSGSEAPIRAGNTLPIRNIPVGTTIHCIEMLPGKGAQMARSAGTSAMLLAREGLYAQVRLRSGEIRRVHIECRATIGEVGNEEHSLRQIGKAGANRWRGIRPTVRGVAMNPVDHPHGGGEGKTAAGRDPVSPWGTPAKGFRTRRNKRTTTMIVQRRHKR